In Thiomicrorhabdus sp., the genomic stretch GCACCGGATCAGGTTCGTGCCGCGGTGATCCGCGCCAAAGCCTATCTGCAAAGCCTGTAAAATTCGTTTACCCCAAAAAAGAAAAACGGCAGGCAAATTGAATTTGTCTGCCGTTTTTTATGCCGGTAATGGATCCATCAGTCTTCCAGTTGAATCACCGAACGCACCGACATCTCCTTATAGCGGAACTGATTCAAGGCAACTAGATCCACCACACACGCCATGCCTGCGACTTCATAACCAACCTTCTCACACAATTCAGCCGCCGCACCCATGGAACCACCAGTGGCAATCAAATCATCCAATAAAACCACTCGACTTCCATCCCCTTTTTGCATTTCCAAAGCATCGCTACCGTATTCCAAACCGTAAGCGATAGAGGCACAAACATTCGGTAATTTTCCAGGTTTGCGGACTTTAATAAACCCTTTATTGTGTTTATACGCCAGACCGGCGGCAAAAATAAATCCTCGCGATTCGATACCGGCCAAGCAGTCAATCGAAGCCCACTCCTCTTCGGAAAAGAGCGCACTTAAGGCATCAATCGTCTCATTAAAATGCGACTTGAGAAGCGGGGAAATGTCACTGAAAAGGATACCGGGTTTCGGAAAATCCGGCACCTGGTCCAAATATTGTGCAAGAGGGTGTGTCGCCATAGCTGCAATCCATTTTGAAAAACCCTGTTATTTTAATCAATTCGCGAGAATGAAAAAACAAAAAACCGTCTGCCGCTCAAGCGAATGCCGACAACGAATCAAACCGACCGATGCCTCCCGATCATCACAGCGAAACCAAAGCAAACTTCAAATGCACTCCCCTGTTCTCGGGATGGGCAGTCTGTTGCAGATTTCATACCATATCAGAACCCATGGTATTTTCTCCGGGCGCCTTCTCTGCCGTGCGGTTAATGAAACCGCGGAGAAAAATGGCAAAGTGCAGAACGCCACGAAAAATAAGGAAAAGAACATGAAAATCCAAAACTCGCTTCTTATCGTCTTTTTATCGATTTTCCTCTTCGGATGTAACGAGGAGACTTCAACAAACAATCAAACGACTTCAGGAACCGGTAACACCAACGAAAGCAGTGCGACCATTCCAGCCAGCATCAGCGGGCAATATACCTTTACTTTTACAGAATCTCAAACCGGCTCGGGTATTGCCGACGGTACTGTGACGGTTTTCAATATCGGTAATGACGGCACTCTGGTCATCGACGGCACAAAAACCTTAACAAACCCCGTTCTGTATAAAAACAATCCATACGAAGCAATCTGGACCGATACGTCCGCGCAATTGAAATATGCCGCCTCGTCGATTATCGATGGAGAAACCCTGAGAGAAATCAATATCAGCAACAACACCTATTATGACGACACCGCAAATTTCAAGTTCTACGGTCAGTACAAAGACTCGTCGGCTAATCCGGCTCAATGTGTGACAGGTTACGGTACTGTGAATATCACTCCCGAAGCCCAGTTGACCGAAACGGAAACCAAAGGATTTACCAGTTTCTGTCCGACAGAAACACCAAGCATTACAGCCAACGACAGTGACACTCTCGCCGTACAATACACCGGCACCGAAAGCTCCCTGACGATCTACGATCGCTATTACATCAATTTTGCTGATGTCACCTTACACATTGGCTATTATCGCTGGAAACTGGAAGGAAGCGGAAACCTGTCAGACTTGCCAGGTGTCACACTGGATAAAAACGCCAAAACAGTCAAATTTGAAAATGCGGTGTTGGTACCCAAAAAAGTGACGTTCAACGGCACCACTTATCAAGCCAGCGGCAGTCTTACTTTAAACGGCACCTTGGCTTACGCACTTTAAACAGGAGCCTATCGCCGAATTTCTGATCGGCCGACTTGTCTAGCTGACAACCAGCGGAAACATCTCTTCCGGCATGTCGGAAGGCTTCTTTAAAAAAGCACCAGCCAAAACAAAAAACCGCCGGTACCCAAATCGGATACCGGCGGCATAAACACAATCGACGACTTTTCGTGCCGATTCGGTTTAACCGGGCTCTTTAACTCTGTGAAGGATCATTGTTTGAATGAGTGTTCAGCAGAATACTCAACAAACCACCACCGACATCAGCGGATGTCGAACTGCCACCAGAAGTAATACTGGTTTCCGCCTCAGCAACCTCTTGATCCCCCTCTTGATCCCCACCAAGTGCCGATCCAAGCAAACCGTCCAGCGTCTCATCAACGGTGGAAACCAGATCACCGATCAAATCACCGGCATCCAAAGGATTGGCTTCCCCTTCGCTTCCTGCCGTGTTTAAAACACCGTCCAGCACTCCACCGACTTGATCAAGAACCCCGGTAATTTCCGAAGCATCCGCCAGAGAAGTTTCCGGTAACACCGACTCAAGCGTATCGGTCACCGAGCTGACCAGACCATCTAGGTCGGTAAGTTCAGAGATATCTCCATTTAAGGTCTCGCCAAGCTGACCGACGACCTGCTCAACCACCCCGTTCAGCTCTCCGCTATCGGCAAGACTGGTGTCTCCTAAAAGACCTTCCAAGCCTCCAATTACGGCATCTGCCAGATTCCCTGTCTCCAGAAGATCACTGCCAAGTCCTCCAGATAACGAATCCACGCCAAGAACTGATGTCAGTTCTTCACCAATCTGGCTCAACAGTTCCGGCCCATCCACCGAGTCTTCAAAGCCATTCTGGCTCAAAATACCGTCCAAAGTGCTTTGTACCGTATCAATCAGTTCTCCATTATCAAGCAGTTCAGCAATATCCGTCGGGTCACTTCCCAAAGCATCGCTCAACTCGCTGGAAACCTGATCGACAATTCCGCCAATATCCGTAATCTCCGCCAACGACGATGTATTCAAAATCGATTCGATTGTCGCAGAAACGGTAGAAATCAGATTTTGCGGCTGAACAAGGCTGTCGGAGGAACCCGACGACAGTACACCAGCCACATCACCGGTTAGCAGCTGACCGACGCTGCTGGTTACCTCATCGACCGTTTGATCAAGTCCGCTCAAATCAATACCAGCAGCATCCTCAAGCACATCGCTCACTCCGGCAACCAACTGATCCACCGATCCCGAATCGCCAACAAAATTATCGATCGATTCTACAAGCGAGTTTTCACCATTAAGCAGGTTTTGCACATCGGTTGTCACCTGAT encodes the following:
- a CDS encoding adenine phosphoribosyltransferase → MATHPLAQYLDQVPDFPKPGILFSDISPLLKSHFNETIDALSALFSEEEWASIDCLAGIESRGFIFAAGLAYKHNKGFIKVRKPGKLPNVCASIAYGLEYGSDALEMQKGDGSRVVLLDDLIATGGSMGAAAELCEKVGYEVAGMACVVDLVALNQFRYKEMSVRSVIQLED